In Mycolicibacterium phocaicum, one DNA window encodes the following:
- the eccE gene encoding type VII secretion protein EccE: MRHFGLRFTTGHLLWAATLVPAVVLLCMHFNLLWLGITLGVLIALFSVLAIRGRRLTGWIAAMFAWRRRHKVAPPAPSEPAVGATVMPGDHVAVRWLGDHLISVVELVPRSFTPTVIVNGEAFTDDNLDTRLVEQLLAAHGPDLEADIVSAGYRVGKTAPSSVVALYEQVVGPYAAPANRRTWIVLRANPDETRRSALRRGTGISGLASYLVATTTRIADQLASHGIDARPARSFEEYDRATAISFERETWSTIKGRSTFTAAYSAPGGPNMWWSARADHTITRVRVKPGHAPTATVLLTTLATPTTPRGFSCLFGGQRAALEGLSPITDRHYELPIGSAGVLVGETADRYPVYMPFDNVDSTINLGDAHVFTQFVVRSAAAGAVVTLAPQFKEFAGFINARIGNVPKVVWPNATTYLGPHPGISRILLRHNFIDTPRHRQLPIQLINPREESRFQMALEK; the protein is encoded by the coding sequence ATGAGGCACTTCGGGCTCCGCTTCACCACGGGGCACCTGCTGTGGGCGGCCACGCTGGTGCCGGCCGTCGTGCTGCTGTGCATGCATTTCAACCTGCTGTGGCTCGGCATCACGCTCGGTGTCCTGATCGCGCTGTTCTCGGTCCTCGCCATCCGCGGACGGCGGCTGACGGGCTGGATCGCCGCGATGTTCGCCTGGCGGCGCCGGCACAAGGTTGCCCCACCGGCGCCCTCGGAGCCGGCCGTCGGAGCGACCGTCATGCCCGGCGACCACGTCGCGGTGCGCTGGCTGGGTGACCACCTGATCTCGGTGGTCGAACTGGTGCCGCGCTCGTTCACCCCCACGGTGATCGTCAACGGCGAGGCATTCACCGACGACAACCTCGACACCCGACTGGTGGAGCAGTTACTCGCGGCACACGGACCGGACCTCGAGGCGGACATCGTCTCGGCCGGCTACCGCGTCGGAAAGACCGCCCCGTCGAGCGTCGTCGCGCTGTACGAGCAGGTGGTCGGCCCCTACGCCGCCCCGGCCAATCGGCGGACCTGGATCGTGTTGCGCGCCAACCCCGACGAGACCCGCCGGTCGGCCCTGCGCCGCGGCACCGGGATCTCCGGCCTGGCCAGCTACCTGGTGGCGACCACCACCCGCATCGCCGACCAGTTGGCCAGCCACGGCATCGACGCCCGCCCCGCCCGCAGCTTCGAGGAGTACGACCGCGCGACCGCGATCAGCTTCGAGCGCGAGACATGGTCAACCATCAAGGGCCGCAGCACATTTACCGCGGCCTACTCGGCACCCGGCGGCCCCAACATGTGGTGGTCGGCCCGCGCCGACCACACGATCACCAGGGTCCGGGTGAAGCCGGGACACGCGCCGACGGCGACCGTGCTGCTGACGACGCTGGCCACGCCGACGACACCCCGCGGCTTCTCGTGTCTGTTCGGTGGGCAGCGCGCCGCGCTCGAGGGGCTGAGCCCGATCACCGACCGGCACTACGAGCTGCCGATCGGCTCGGCCGGCGTGCTGGTGGGGGAGACGGCCGACCGGTACCCGGTCTACATGCCGTTCGACAACGTGGACTCCACGATCAACCTGGGCGACGCGCACGTGTTCACGCAGTTCGTCGTCCGCTCGGCGGCTGCGGGCGCCGTCGTCACCTTGGCGCCGCAGTTCAAGGAATTTGCGGGGTTCATCAACGCCCGGATCGGGAATGTTCCGAAGGTGGTGTGGCCCAACGCCACCACCTATCTGGGTCCACACCCGGGTATTTCACGAATTCTGTTGCGCCACAACTTTATCGACACGCCTCGCCACCGTCAGCTGCCCATCCAGCTGATCAACCCGCGCGAGGAGAGCCGGTTCCAGATGGCGCTGGAGAAGTAA